From the Roseibium salinum genome, one window contains:
- a CDS encoding calcium-binding protein translates to MATIEGSAFDDFLPGTNAPDFIFGLGGEDIVFGDEGDDFLFGGDQSDVILGEAGSDKIFGGDAGDVLVGGEGSDILFGQEGADFISGGDNGDIIMGGAGSDIIDGGAGNDIMFGGEGSDVFVFTGGGGNDVVMDFQDGDLLQVTTNINDTGIESAADVASRATQVGDNTVIDLGNGDSVTLNNVDAQALQDNPDGYIVVS, encoded by the coding sequence ATGGCTACAATTGAAGGTAGTGCGTTTGACGATTTCTTGCCCGGGACCAATGCCCCTGACTTCATCTTCGGATTGGGTGGAGAGGACATCGTCTTTGGCGACGAAGGCGACGATTTCCTCTTCGGCGGCGATCAGAGCGACGTGATCCTCGGCGAAGCGGGAAGCGACAAGATCTTCGGCGGCGACGCAGGCGACGTCCTTGTCGGGGGTGAGGGAAGTGACATTCTCTTCGGTCAGGAAGGTGCCGACTTCATCTCCGGTGGAGATAACGGTGACATCATCATGGGCGGTGCCGGCAGCGACATCATTGATGGCGGTGCAGGCAACGACATCATGTTCGGCGGTGAAGGCAGCGATGTCTTTGTGTTCACCGGCGGTGGCGGCAACGACGTCGTCATGGACTTCCAGGACGGCGATCTTCTTCAGGTCACCACGAACATCAATGACACCGGCATCGAGTCGGCGGCTGATGTCGCCAGCCGGGCAACGCAGGTCGGCGACAACACCGTCATTGACCTGGGCAACGGCGACAGCGTCACCCTCAACAATGTGGATGCACAGGCCCTTCAGGACAATCCTGACGGATACATCGTCGTATCCTAA
- a CDS encoding type I secretion system permease/ATPase has product MAKKEKTVVKDGAWLVREARRTFTTGLIAAAILSGFITLLQLTGPFFMLQVHDRVLNSQSLDTLSMLTIIAGGALILYGVLEFIRSQIFQVMGTELVRRLNLTALEAGVRTSLEKGGGLATEVLRDLNDLRSFITSNAISAPLEALWVPLFMLVLFLLHPLYGLLAVISAVILIGLNLVSDMATRSILKEANTANLENVSRIGSTLRHAETIEAMGLMPALARRWRKGQIHANDLMAVGNRRGKAIHALTRSLRFGMQIAVLTLGAHLVIKGEVSAGTMIAASITTSRLLMPFDNMTENWRQWVFAFSAWNRVSELVQGHSSVRQKIPTPPSQGPLKVDRLVYAVPNAPMPIIKGISFNLEPGEILGIVGPSAAGKSTLARLLVGTLQPTTGGVFLDGHNVYLWERASFGAMVGYLPQSVSLLDGTVRENISRMYDADPQMVIDAARSAGVHEMIGRMPLGYDTPVGDTRYTLSGGQKQRVALARALFGKPRLLVLDEPNANLDTEGEVALLRAISAAKDDGAIVIMIAHRPAIMEAADKILVLEDGRISQFGDRTDVVSNISRRLPPAQKRSLTSNGEVA; this is encoded by the coding sequence ATGGCTAAAAAGGAGAAGACGGTGGTCAAAGATGGCGCCTGGCTGGTGAGAGAGGCGCGTAGGACTTTTACTACCGGATTGATCGCGGCTGCAATTTTAAGTGGGTTTATCACGCTTTTGCAACTAACTGGTCCGTTCTTCATGCTGCAGGTGCATGACCGGGTGCTGAACAGTCAGAGCCTGGATACGCTGAGCATGCTGACCATCATCGCGGGCGGCGCACTGATTCTGTATGGGGTGCTGGAATTCATACGCAGCCAGATATTCCAGGTCATGGGCACCGAGCTCGTGCGGCGCCTCAATCTGACGGCGCTCGAGGCCGGGGTGAGAACGTCGTTGGAAAAAGGCGGAGGGCTGGCAACGGAAGTGCTCCGGGACCTGAACGATCTGCGCAGTTTCATAACCAGCAATGCGATCAGTGCGCCGCTGGAGGCCCTGTGGGTGCCGCTTTTCATGCTCGTCCTTTTCCTGCTGCATCCGCTGTACGGATTGCTCGCCGTTATTTCGGCGGTGATTCTCATCGGTCTCAATCTCGTTTCCGACATGGCGACACGTTCGATTCTCAAAGAAGCCAATACGGCGAATCTGGAGAATGTGTCGCGCATCGGGTCGACCTTGCGGCACGCGGAAACGATCGAAGCGATGGGCTTGATGCCGGCGCTCGCGCGGCGTTGGCGCAAGGGACAGATTCACGCCAACGACCTCATGGCGGTCGGCAACAGGCGCGGCAAGGCGATTCACGCGCTGACACGATCCCTGCGATTCGGAATGCAGATTGCGGTTCTGACGCTCGGGGCGCATCTGGTCATCAAGGGCGAAGTGAGCGCCGGTACCATGATTGCCGCGAGCATCACCACCAGCCGTCTGCTGATGCCCTTTGACAACATGACTGAAAACTGGAGGCAGTGGGTCTTTGCGTTTTCCGCGTGGAACCGCGTCAGCGAGCTCGTCCAGGGCCACTCGTCCGTGCGGCAGAAGATTCCGACGCCGCCCAGCCAGGGACCGCTGAAGGTGGACCGGCTGGTCTACGCGGTACCGAATGCACCCATGCCGATCATCAAGGGTATTTCCTTCAACCTCGAGCCCGGTGAAATTCTCGGCATCGTCGGCCCCTCCGCGGCCGGCAAGTCGACGCTCGCGCGCCTGCTCGTCGGAACGCTGCAGCCGACAACGGGCGGCGTCTTTCTGGACGGCCACAATGTCTATCTGTGGGAGCGGGCCTCGTTCGGCGCCATGGTCGGCTATCTGCCGCAGTCAGTGTCGCTTCTCGACGGTACGGTTCGCGAAAACATATCGCGCATGTACGACGCCGATCCCCAGATGGTAATCGACGCGGCGCGATCGGCCGGGGTGCATGAAATGATCGGGCGCATGCCGCTGGGATATGACACGCCGGTCGGGGATACCCGCTATACGCTGTCGGGCGGTCAGAAACAGCGCGTCGCCCTGGCACGGGCCCTGTTCGGAAAGCCCAGGCTGCTTGTGCTGGACGAGCCTAACGCCAACCTCGACACCGAAGGCGAAGTCGCGCTGCTGCGGGCGATCTCGGCCGCGAAGGACGATGGAGCAATCGTCATCATGATCGCCCACCGCCCGGCGATCATGGAAGCTGCGGACAAGATCCTGGTGCTGGAGGATGGCCGGATCAGCCAGTTCGGTGACCGCACGGACGTTGTCAGCAACATATCGCGCCGGCTGCCTCCCGCTCAAAAACGCTCGCTGACGTCGAATGGAGAAGTTGCATGA
- a CDS encoding HlyD family type I secretion periplasmic adaptor subunit, which produces MTRQIEHEANITNDVRANAVEPFWKTVHAPDEDKRPGLRKPVMSAAIAVLLGFGGFLVWGFTANLDSAAIARGKVIADSKTKPISHLEGGILKRLLVQEGDFVEAGQPLIELDATRARAELQQLHGKRISLLATLARLRAERDRKDTVEMPAELAEINSPMAEDVMEAERRLFQKRREVYEGKLKFQRKEIEQHTAQIEAAEAQIAANADRRVLLEERVAALSSLEKKGFTSKAQLSEVQLALSELIGDGGELAAEKAQSEKARQGAEVALLSTEQELQSEIAGKLLEAQLELNITNEKIIAARDVLDRLVINSPQDGIVYNIQMRTPGGVIEPGKPILDIVPNDEKMIVEVRMDTEDINSVHVGSEARIRLTAYERRRTSPLEGKVTYVAADQSLDPQTQYAYYVVRAMVNERALEENPEISLSPGMPAEVLIIRRARKAMEYLLEPITDSFNRAFREE; this is translated from the coding sequence ATGACCCGCCAGATCGAGCACGAAGCGAATATCACGAACGACGTCCGCGCCAATGCGGTTGAACCCTTCTGGAAAACCGTCCATGCCCCGGACGAGGATAAGCGGCCGGGCCTGCGTAAACCGGTGATGTCCGCGGCGATTGCCGTTCTTCTCGGATTTGGCGGTTTCCTGGTGTGGGGATTTACCGCGAACCTCGACAGCGCGGCCATCGCGCGCGGCAAGGTGATTGCCGACAGCAAAACCAAGCCCATCAGCCATCTGGAGGGCGGCATATTGAAACGGTTGCTGGTGCAGGAAGGGGATTTCGTCGAAGCCGGACAACCTCTCATCGAACTGGATGCAACGAGGGCAAGGGCCGAATTGCAGCAGCTTCACGGAAAGAGAATCAGCCTGCTCGCAACGCTGGCAAGACTTCGGGCCGAACGCGACCGGAAGGACACTGTCGAAATGCCTGCCGAGTTGGCCGAGATAAATTCGCCGATGGCGGAGGACGTGATGGAGGCCGAGCGGCGCCTCTTTCAAAAACGCCGTGAGGTCTACGAGGGAAAGTTGAAGTTTCAGCGCAAGGAAATCGAGCAGCACACCGCGCAGATCGAGGCTGCCGAGGCGCAGATTGCCGCCAACGCAGACCGCCGGGTCCTGCTCGAAGAGCGGGTGGCGGCGCTCAGCAGCCTGGAAAAGAAGGGGTTCACCTCGAAGGCCCAGTTGAGCGAGGTCCAGCTTGCCCTGAGCGAACTCATCGGCGACGGCGGTGAACTTGCTGCCGAAAAGGCCCAGTCCGAAAAGGCGCGGCAGGGTGCGGAGGTCGCCCTTCTGTCGACCGAGCAGGAATTGCAGAGCGAGATCGCGGGCAAGTTGCTGGAAGCCCAACTCGAGCTGAACATTACGAACGAAAAGATCATCGCGGCCAGGGATGTGCTCGACCGTCTCGTCATAAACTCCCCTCAGGACGGCATTGTCTACAACATTCAGATGCGCACGCCCGGCGGAGTTATCGAGCCGGGAAAACCGATCCTGGACATCGTACCCAATGATGAAAAGATGATCGTCGAAGTGCGGATGGACACCGAAGACATCAATTCCGTTCATGTCGGATCCGAGGCCCGCATTCGGCTGACGGCCTATGAGCGGCGCAGGACCAGCCCCCTTGAAGGGAAGGTGACTTACGTCGCGGCCGATCAGAGCCTCGATCCGCAAACCCAGTACGCTTACTATGTGGTGCGGGCCATGGTGAACGAGCGCGCGCTGGAGGAAAACCCGGAGATCTCCCTCTCGCCCGGCATGCCGGCGGAAGTGCTGATCATTCGCCGCGCGCGCAAGGCGATGGAGTATCTGCTTGAACCGATCACCGACAGTTTCAATCGCGCCTTCCGGGAAGAATAG
- the rfbD gene encoding dTDP-4-dehydrorhamnose reductase encodes MIHKGKILVAGKSGQLARSLEDCAVDYPEIGLHLLGRPHFDITSLPSCQIGIAALRPDIVINAAAFTDVDGAESNPAEARRINVLGAKNLAKAAASNGIPVIHISTDYVFDGTAKTAYAEFDRTNPINVYGQSKLEGEQLVRETNPRHLVLRTAWLYSPFGVNFVSKVLKAAAGATKLSIVDDQIGNPTSALDLAHALLDLCGQLSGSEWDDFSGIYHLAGPISMSRHELAQQIMAASKRLAGPSCEIRSASTADFPTPATRPLRTALDTSRYRNTFGLSFPQPDQSLTKVVGDLLSQRSCV; translated from the coding sequence ATGATCCACAAGGGAAAGATCCTGGTTGCCGGCAAAAGCGGCCAGCTTGCGAGATCCCTGGAGGACTGCGCCGTGGACTACCCGGAAATCGGCCTGCATCTGCTCGGCCGGCCCCATTTTGACATCACGAGCCTGCCGTCCTGCCAGATCGGCATCGCCGCGCTCCGGCCCGACATCGTCATCAATGCGGCCGCCTTTACGGATGTCGACGGAGCGGAAAGCAATCCGGCAGAAGCGCGGCGGATAAACGTGCTGGGCGCGAAGAACCTGGCAAAGGCCGCCGCGTCCAACGGAATTCCGGTGATCCATATTTCGACGGACTATGTGTTCGACGGAACGGCGAAAACGGCCTATGCCGAATTTGATCGAACCAACCCGATCAACGTCTACGGACAGTCCAAGCTCGAAGGCGAACAGTTGGTGAGGGAGACGAATCCCCGGCACCTCGTTCTGCGGACCGCGTGGCTCTATTCTCCGTTCGGTGTGAATTTCGTCTCAAAGGTTCTAAAGGCCGCGGCCGGCGCCACGAAGCTGTCCATTGTCGACGACCAGATCGGCAATCCGACGTCGGCGCTCGACCTTGCACACGCCCTGCTTGATTTGTGCGGGCAATTGTCCGGAAGCGAATGGGACGACTTCTCGGGGATCTATCACCTGGCCGGGCCGATTTCGATGTCGCGACACGAACTCGCTCAACAGATTATGGCGGCCTCGAAAAGATTGGCCGGACCAAGCTGCGAGATCCGCTCCGCCAGCACTGCAGACTTCCCGACACCGGCGACACGGCCGCTCCGAACAGCTCTCGACACCTCGCGGTACCGGAATACGTTCGGCCTCAGCTTCCCGCAGCCGGACCAGAGCCTGACGAAAGTCGTCGGAGACCTTCTTTCTCAAAGGAGTTGCGTATAA
- the rfbB gene encoding dTDP-glucose 4,6-dehydratase, with the protein MRILITGGAGFIGTALCRYLLRDTEAEIIVLDKLTYASNVTALNELSGEPRYTFIKADICDFDKLDDAFQTHRPAAVVHLAAESHVDRSIADASAFIETNVKGTLVLLEAARRYLSSAPRAAGTFRFLHVSTDEVFGDLGETGTFLESSPYRPSSPYAASKAASDHLVRAWSRTYGLPVIISNCTNNYGPEQYPEKLIPLICRHAMNGWPLPVYGDGAQIRDWLHADDHARALWRLLNRAAPGSTYAIGARNECRNIDLVRRICRVFDQLVPSGAPHEQFITFVPDRPGHDERYAIDPSKIESEIGWRPAISFDDGLRETVRWYLDNPDWQNALADTDYRRRAKVPA; encoded by the coding sequence ATGCGCATCCTGATTACCGGTGGTGCAGGCTTCATCGGCACGGCTCTTTGCCGTTACCTGCTGCGAGACACCGAAGCCGAGATCATCGTTCTCGACAAGCTCACCTATGCGTCCAATGTGACGGCGCTCAATGAACTGTCGGGCGAACCGCGCTACACGTTCATCAAAGCCGATATCTGCGATTTCGACAAGCTCGACGATGCGTTCCAGACCCACAGACCGGCAGCGGTAGTGCACCTGGCGGCCGAAAGTCATGTGGACCGGTCCATAGCCGACGCCTCGGCCTTCATCGAGACGAACGTCAAGGGAACACTCGTCCTTCTCGAGGCGGCCCGGCGCTATCTGTCCTCGGCCCCGAGGGCCGCCGGCACCTTCCGCTTCCTTCATGTTTCCACCGACGAGGTTTTCGGCGATCTTGGCGAGACTGGCACGTTTCTGGAAAGCTCGCCCTACAGACCTTCCTCGCCTTACGCAGCGAGCAAGGCCGCCTCGGATCATCTGGTCCGCGCATGGTCGCGCACCTATGGCCTGCCCGTCATCATCTCCAACTGCACCAACAATTACGGACCGGAGCAATATCCTGAGAAGCTGATCCCGCTCATATGCCGTCACGCGATGAATGGCTGGCCGCTGCCGGTTTATGGCGACGGTGCGCAGATCCGCGACTGGCTTCATGCGGACGACCATGCCCGCGCGTTGTGGCGCCTTCTTAACCGCGCCGCACCCGGTTCGACCTATGCGATCGGGGCCAGGAACGAGTGCCGCAACATCGATCTCGTGCGAAGGATCTGCCGGGTGTTCGATCAGCTGGTCCCATCCGGGGCGCCGCACGAGCAGTTCATCACTTTTGTTCCGGACCGGCCGGGACATGACGAGCGCTATGCGATCGACCCGTCGAAGATCGAATCCGAGATCGGCTGGCGGCCCGCCATTTCCTTTGACGACGGCTTGAGGGAAACCGTCCGCTGGTATCTGGACAATCCCGACTGGCAGAACGCGCTGGCCGACACCGACTACCGGCGTAGAGCAAAGGTTCCGGCATGA
- a CDS encoding class I SAM-dependent methyltransferase, translating into MKANVQITDTITLQPAALRGERLTDLQKIIERNRFLPVPSQEDVFVGDGDYLAIGTEFLGHFIELGGLRENERVLDIGCGIGRMAVPLTQYLDPATGQYEGIDPSSHGIQWCSRNISSVYPNFRFRHLDIAHELYNPKGRIRGIELALPFSDSAFDFAVMTSVVTHLPAAEIGPYFREISRVLELGGRLFMSAFVVDDGTDLTSGDPRVVFRRAGAGPAWYANQQAPLAAVAFDDGFLDEALFAAGFEIASKKLGHWRGRTGSRNYQDFFVAVKTSQRGEQ; encoded by the coding sequence ATGAAAGCAAACGTTCAGATAACCGACACCATCACTCTGCAGCCCGCTGCCTTGAGAGGTGAACGGCTCACAGACCTCCAAAAGATTATCGAACGAAACCGCTTCCTGCCCGTTCCCTCGCAGGAAGACGTTTTTGTCGGCGACGGCGACTACCTGGCGATCGGCACGGAATTTCTCGGCCATTTCATCGAACTGGGCGGCCTGCGGGAAAACGAGAGGGTTCTCGATATCGGCTGCGGCATCGGCCGCATGGCCGTACCGCTGACGCAGTATCTGGATCCGGCGACGGGACAATACGAGGGCATCGATCCATCATCGCACGGCATCCAGTGGTGTAGCCGGAATATCTCGTCCGTCTATCCGAATTTCCGCTTCAGGCACCTGGATATTGCGCACGAGCTCTACAATCCCAAGGGCCGTATCCGGGGAATTGAACTTGCGCTACCCTTTTCGGACAGTGCGTTCGATTTTGCCGTCATGACCTCGGTCGTCACCCATTTGCCGGCCGCGGAGATCGGACCCTATTTCCGGGAAATTTCCCGCGTCCTCGAACTGGGCGGGCGCCTGTTCATGTCCGCTTTCGTCGTCGATGACGGCACGGACCTTACCTCGGGAGACCCGCGCGTTGTTTTCAGGCGTGCAGGCGCGGGGCCGGCCTGGTACGCCAACCAGCAGGCGCCGCTGGCAGCGGTCGCTTTTGACGACGGGTTTCTCGACGAGGCGCTCTTTGCCGCAGGGTTCGAAATCGCCTCGAAAAAGCTCGGCCATTGGCGCGGGCGTACGGGCAGCCGGAACTACCAGGATTTCTTTGTTGCCGTGAAGACATCGCAGCGGGGCGAGCAATGA
- a CDS encoding winged helix DNA-binding protein, translating into MHKTFVDAAQEANERADNVSSAEENIRYGVDEVARIVARKDVDHFELVRIIERMYRRYLDRLRVDLIRLGADDISPSHAMLLFTIGDDDLSVRDLMDRGHYLGSNASYSLKQLVQSGYVDRTASPRDRRSARIRLTDKGKRLCEAIRAADEFNQDLIVRDEQDHNAFEETLRMLRRLEVLWATDLQQNNGRSATSKF; encoded by the coding sequence ATGCACAAGACCTTTGTTGATGCGGCGCAAGAGGCGAACGAGCGCGCAGACAACGTCAGTTCAGCCGAGGAGAACATCCGATATGGTGTGGACGAAGTAGCGAGGATCGTCGCCCGCAAAGACGTGGACCACTTTGAGCTCGTCAGAATCATCGAGCGAATGTACCGGCGTTACCTGGACAGGCTGCGCGTCGACCTGATCCGCCTTGGTGCCGACGATATATCTCCCTCTCACGCCATGCTCCTTTTCACGATCGGTGACGATGATCTTTCAGTGCGGGACCTGATGGATCGGGGACATTATCTCGGATCGAACGCCTCCTACAGCCTGAAGCAGCTCGTACAGTCCGGTTATGTCGACAGAACGGCATCGCCCAGGGACCGGCGCTCGGCACGCATCAGACTGACCGACAAGGGTAAACGGCTTTGCGAAGCGATCAGGGCCGCCGACGAGTTCAACCAGGACCTCATCGTCCGCGATGAACAAGACCACAACGCCTTCGAAGAAACCCTGAGAATGCTGCGGAGGCTGGAAGTTCTGTGGGCTACCGATCTCCAGCAAAACAACGGCCGTTCTGCCACCAGCAAGTTCTGA
- a CDS encoding glycosyltransferase family 2 protein: MTSEDGVLVGGWLRDPAGMYVGLDLIDPSGEAHPLSLHSFDGVLPDSQGGHRIKRFVAYAPVAKSLQHHLQPRFDLRLASGESFILIPPPQPGELGDIRAKALSVVPPRHATDQVMEECLSRPFADLQSRVKAAVGAPVEVSIGTPVQDPAISIVIPVYRVLEFLKAQIAAFAADSWLAEHAEVLFVLDSPEQATQVEDLLAGFHLLYGLPVRLIVMDRNAGYAHACNAGAALARGRYLAMVNSDVVPVQPGWLEQLCAGLLMDEHVGAVGAKLLYADNSIQHAGLKFIQDEKGRWFNHHYFKGFPRLFPQAGVSREVPGVTGACLVLSKADFDEVGGFTTDYIIGDYEDSDLCLKIRRLNRRIYYLSDVELYHFERISIKKSADYTRGVASQYNRWLHQSRWQQDMEYLMSAPGAQDGMTTS, translated from the coding sequence TTGACCAGCGAGGATGGGGTACTTGTCGGCGGCTGGCTGCGTGACCCTGCGGGCATGTATGTCGGACTTGACCTGATCGATCCGTCGGGCGAGGCGCACCCGCTTTCGCTGCACTCCTTCGATGGTGTCCTGCCGGACAGCCAGGGAGGGCACCGGATCAAACGGTTTGTCGCCTACGCACCTGTCGCAAAGTCGCTGCAGCATCATCTGCAGCCCAGATTCGATCTGCGGCTTGCGTCAGGAGAAAGCTTCATCCTGATTCCCCCGCCGCAGCCGGGCGAGCTTGGCGATATTCGCGCGAAAGCCCTTTCCGTTGTGCCGCCCCGTCATGCGACCGACCAGGTCATGGAAGAATGCCTGTCGCGGCCGTTTGCCGACCTGCAGTCGCGCGTAAAGGCCGCTGTCGGGGCGCCGGTGGAAGTGTCGATCGGCACGCCGGTGCAAGATCCGGCGATCTCGATCGTCATCCCCGTTTACCGCGTGCTGGAGTTTCTGAAGGCGCAAATTGCCGCCTTCGCGGCTGACAGCTGGCTTGCGGAACATGCGGAAGTTCTCTTTGTCCTGGATTCTCCTGAACAGGCAACCCAGGTGGAGGATCTCCTGGCCGGCTTTCACCTGCTTTACGGCTTACCCGTTCGGCTGATCGTCATGGATCGCAATGCCGGATACGCGCACGCGTGCAATGCCGGGGCAGCCCTGGCGCGGGGACGCTATCTGGCGATGGTGAACTCGGACGTCGTGCCGGTTCAGCCCGGCTGGCTTGAACAGCTGTGCGCCGGCCTGCTCATGGATGAGCATGTGGGAGCCGTGGGCGCAAAACTGCTCTATGCCGATAATTCCATCCAGCATGCGGGCCTGAAGTTCATTCAGGATGAGAAGGGCCGGTGGTTCAACCACCACTATTTCAAAGGCTTCCCGCGGCTCTTCCCGCAGGCCGGCGTTTCCCGCGAAGTGCCCGGCGTTACCGGCGCGTGCCTGGTCCTTTCCAAAGCGGACTTTGACGAAGTGGGCGGGTTCACGACGGACTATATCATCGGTGACTACGAAGACAGCGACCTGTGCCTGAAGATAAGGCGGCTCAATCGGCGAATCTACTATCTGAGCGATGTAGAGCTGTATCACTTCGAAAGAATATCCATAAAGAAAAGTGCCGATTACACCCGCGGTGTCGCCTCCCAGTACAATCGCTGGCTTCACCAGTCCCGTTGGCAGCAGGACATGGAGTACCTCATGTCCGCGCCCGGGGCACAGGACGGAATGACAACATCATGA
- the rfbC gene encoding dTDP-4-dehydrorhamnose 3,5-epimerase: MKVETTEIPDVLLLTPKRFEDSRGYFAETYSARALEDHGIQTRFIQDNMSYSERAGTVRGLHYQAPPHAQTKLIRCTRGAIIDVALDIRIGSPTYGRYVRHLLSAENMCQLYIPAGFAHGFSTLSDNTEVHYKVDARYAPECERGIAFDDGMLGIDWRLGGISPAVSDKDRQLPGFEHLEPEFTCIAGSGAEACAS, encoded by the coding sequence GTGAAAGTCGAAACTACCGAAATACCGGACGTTCTGCTTCTTACTCCGAAACGCTTCGAGGACTCGCGCGGCTATTTCGCTGAAACCTACAGTGCGCGCGCGCTTGAAGACCACGGAATACAAACGCGGTTCATCCAGGACAACATGTCCTATTCCGAGCGTGCGGGCACGGTGCGCGGCCTTCACTATCAGGCGCCGCCCCACGCGCAGACGAAACTGATCCGCTGCACACGCGGCGCGATCATCGACGTGGCGCTCGATATTCGCATCGGCTCGCCCACATACGGGCGATATGTACGCCATCTCCTGTCGGCCGAAAACATGTGTCAGCTCTACATCCCCGCGGGCTTCGCCCACGGGTTTTCCACCTTGAGCGATAACACGGAAGTTCACTACAAGGTCGATGCGCGCTATGCGCCCGAATGCGAGCGCGGCATTGCCTTTGACGACGGGATGCTGGGCATCGATTGGCGGCTCGGCGGCATTTCGCCCGCCGTTTCCGACAAGGACAGGCAGCTGCCGGGCTTCGAACATCTTGAACCCGAATTCACCTGCATCGCCGGGAGCGGGGCTGAAGCATGCGCATCCTGA
- a CDS encoding glycosyltransferase → MHIVFVHRHGPGQFVHIARRLMSEGWTATLLSQSTDRPVPGLRVLRYSDRQPAAGATDRANRAPVPYVDAGRRVARILDHLNRSGRKPDLVMGHIGWGGMMFVKDVLPDTPAVGYCEYYFQPQGGDVGFDRSQPVGLQQRQALRLRNAVQLATLDQVDCGISPTLWQKSRYPAAYRSKIVAQHEGVDTGRAHPDPLATFRLPDGTLLTPGDPVVTFAARDLEPYRGFPQFMRAAAIVAKRNPHVRFLIAGGDGVSYGQAHRDGGSWRDVLMKETGLPPERTYFLGQLPHDQLIRLFQVSAAHVYLTYPFVLSWSFLEAMACGAPIIASATAPVQEVISEGKNGRLADFWDVEQIAHLIERTLGQPPELQRMRTAARQTVVSRFGLAECVLRTQDLLQRLIGTRKTGNVTRLPTRRPATIHCQGS, encoded by the coding sequence ATGCACATCGTGTTCGTGCACCGGCACGGTCCCGGGCAATTCGTGCACATTGCCCGCAGGCTCATGTCTGAAGGATGGACAGCAACCCTTCTGTCGCAAAGCACCGACAGGCCAGTGCCTGGCCTGCGGGTGCTTCGCTATTCGGACCGGCAACCTGCGGCGGGAGCGACAGATCGCGCCAACCGCGCGCCGGTGCCTTATGTCGATGCAGGCCGCCGGGTTGCCCGCATACTGGACCATCTGAACCGGAGCGGACGCAAACCGGATCTGGTGATGGGACATATCGGCTGGGGCGGAATGATGTTCGTCAAGGATGTCCTGCCCGACACGCCGGCCGTCGGCTATTGCGAATACTATTTTCAGCCCCAGGGCGGCGATGTCGGCTTCGACCGGTCCCAACCGGTCGGCCTTCAGCAGAGGCAGGCGCTTCGGCTCCGGAACGCAGTTCAGCTGGCAACGCTGGATCAGGTCGACTGCGGCATCAGCCCCACCCTTTGGCAAAAGAGCCGCTATCCTGCCGCCTACCGGTCCAAGATCGTCGCGCAGCATGAAGGCGTGGATACCGGGCGTGCCCATCCCGATCCCCTGGCAACGTTCCGCCTGCCGGACGGCACGCTGCTAACTCCCGGCGATCCCGTCGTCACATTCGCCGCACGCGATCTCGAGCCCTATCGCGGATTTCCGCAGTTCATGCGCGCGGCTGCAATCGTTGCGAAGCGCAATCCGCACGTTCGCTTCCTGATCGCCGGAGGTGATGGTGTCAGCTACGGTCAGGCGCATCGGGATGGAGGCTCCTGGCGGGACGTCTTGATGAAGGAAACCGGATTGCCTCCAGAGCGCACATATTTCCTGGGACAGTTGCCACATGACCAGCTTATTCGCCTGTTCCAGGTCTCTGCCGCCCACGTCTATCTCACTTATCCGTTCGTTTTGTCCTGGTCGTTTCTGGAAGCGATGGCCTGCGGCGCGCCGATCATCGCCTCGGCCACCGCGCCGGTGCAGGAGGTCATCAGCGAGGGCAAGAACGGCCGTCTTGCCGATTTCTGGGATGTTGAGCAGATTGCCCACCTGATCGAACGCACGCTTGGACAGCCGCCGGAGTTGCAGCGGATGCGGACCGCGGCGCGGCAGACGGTCGTCTCGCGTTTCGGCCTCGCCGAATGCGTTCTGCGAACGCAAGACCTGCTCCAGCGGCTCATCGGCACCCGCAAGACCGGGAACGTCACCCGGCTGCCCACACGGCGCCCCGCCACCATTCATTGCCAGGGGTCCTGA